The Pecten maximus chromosome 14, xPecMax1.1, whole genome shotgun sequence genome includes a region encoding these proteins:
- the LOC117342604 gene encoding uncharacterized protein LOC117342604, whose protein sequence is MVSVDKTPRLSRFLYMCACVLSGGSLMTIPLCVDIVHFYAAAVGFGFFFGNIHYLGSMLFIEFFGPDRLSGCFGMVYLSYTIASFTGNPLAGMVAEMTSFRGAEFMFIGSSIVLAGFVMIPSAFVTKGRLTSQRIIERKDLESSIRPSENSIINNTSTTRMVSLEISEKDSAYGAISLTI, encoded by the exons ATGGTATCAGTGGATAAGACACCTCGACTTTCTCGCTTTCTCTACATGTGTGCATGTGTCCTCAGCGGAGGCTCGCTTATGACAATCCCATTATGCGTAGATATTGTCCACTTTTACGCTGCAGCTGTTGGTTTTGGATTTTTCTTCG GTAATATTCACTACCTGGGCAGTATGCTCTTTATTGAGTTTTTCGGGCCAGACAGATTATCGGGATGTTTCGGTATGGTTTATTTGTCCTACACAATCGCTTCTTTCACCGGAAATCCTCTGGCGG GAATGGTAGCGGAAATGACGTCATTTCGCGGGGCTGAGTTCATGTTTATTGGTTCCAGTATTGTACTTGCTGGTTTTGTTATGATCCCAAGTGCGTTTGTCACTAAAGGCAGATTGACCTCACAAAGGATAATTGAAAGAAAGGATTTAGAATCTTCGATTCGTCCTTCGGAAAACTCCATCATTAACAATACCAGCACTACCAGAATGGTGTCCCTCGAGATATCGGAGAAAGACTCGGCGTACGGCGCCATATCGTTAACAATCTAG
- the LOC117342603 gene encoding uncharacterized protein LOC117342603, giving the protein MGCSASQVRRNGTQEQSGVVPVGLYVGRKNGTKQFDPNNENRFIIQYYNGKHKMYLKLEPGNLVGSYLTDLDSSLCPYCAVFRKHIVLEQSRPVICHTITYTGADRRSRFTVSITPDFTLELLEDIRPAAFLHCLFKLHQNSAGLMKLESMMYNGVYLFVDNDTNKAVFRVHRQLSDLPSQLFRLFPCPDRTVSTTTIAVNRFYRQSNRRLCGNNSDRELDIESVTNVEWEERAVTSTANRDYVTFD; this is encoded by the exons aTGGGTTGTTCGGCATCACAGGTTCGGAGAAAT GGGACACAAGAACAGTCTGGAGTGGTACCAGTGGGTTTATATGTTGGCAGAAAGAACGGAACAAAGCAGTTCGACCCTAACAATGAAAACAGATTTATAATCCAATATTATAATGGCAAGCACAAAATGTACCTTAAACTTGAACCGGGTAATTTGGTCGGCTCATATCTTACTGACTTGGATTCCTCATTATGCC CGTATTGCGCCGTGTTTAGAAAGCATATCGTTTTGGAACAGTCACGGCCCGTAATCTGCCACACCATCACATATACAGGCGCTGATAGGCGGTCCCGGTTTACGGTGTCCATTACTCCGGACTTCACATTGGAATTGCTG GAGGATATTCGCCCGGCAGCATTCCTCCATTGTTTATTTAAACTTCACCAAAATTCGGCTGGTCTGATGAAATTGGAGAGCATGATGTATAATG GGGTATACCTCTTTGTTGATAATGACACAAACAAAGCCGTGTTTCGCGTCCATAGACAACTTTCTGACTTACCGAGCCAACTGTTCAGGTTATTTCCCTGCCCAGATCGTACTGTCAGCACAACAACGATCGCGGTAAACAGATTTTATCGGCAATCAAATCGTCGCTTATGTGGCAACAATAGTGATCGTGAATTGGATATTGAATCTGTAACAAATGTTGAATGGGAGGAAAGGGCTGTAACAAGTACCGCCAATAGAGACTATGTTACATTTGACTAA